gaaagaaagaaagaaagaaagaaagaaagaaagaaagaaagaaagaaagaaagacaggggCTTCTCATGGCCATTCGGAGGGAGTAGAGGaaggatagacagacaggaggagggaggacaaGATGATGACACTgaaaagaaaggaggagagagggactagATAAAGGGAATGTGAATGAGCTAGTGAgtgagagggaggaatggagagaatGGGTGGGGACGGTGTGTTTGCGGGATCAATATTGAGTGCAGTGTATTATCATTCCAGTACAGCCTGTTGTATGCTGCTTCAGGCTCCTGGGTAGTCAGCCACTaatactctctctcccactctgcctccctcccttaaTGGAGTAATGGTGAACGAAGATGCCACATGATGGTGGTTTCgttctaaatggcaccctattccctatatagttcactacttttgaccagagccttatggggaatagggtgccacttgggatgcaTCCAATGGGATTCTCGCAGCTTTGTTGTGCAAGCCCAGCACATAGAAATAACCCAGATACAGTGGCTGATACAGATTGTGTGGAGTCAGCGTAGCGCTAAATAAGGCCTGTTCGATCAAACGGCATGTTTTACATGTGCAAGTAAACCCTATAGATGAACACCCTGTttatttcccaaatggcaccctattccctatatagtgcactacttttgaccatgacccataaggctctggtcataagtagtgcactatgtagggaatagggtgcaatttgggaagtAGATAAGGCCTGTTTGATTAAACAGCACATTTGACAAATATATGAAAACCCTGTAAACGTGTTTACATACATAGTTTAAAAGAGAGGAGCCATAGTGAGGAGAAGACTGTTTTGCACAATTGCTCATGGTTAAACTGTGTATATAACAATACTGCCAGAATTTCAGCGAGTGTCCTTTTGACTGTGAGATATATTATTAATTTATGCGCCCAACCTCCAGGCATTTTGTGCAACTTACTGCAACTCAAGTGCAACCTGACAATCCGTCATGTGACAATGCCTGcattccaaatagcaccctatatagtgcacctcttttgaccaggacccttgccatttgggacgcagacattgcacttcttttgaccaggacccatagggctctggtaaaaaagtagtagtgcactgtatagggaataggattccatttTTGACGAGTGCTGTGGGGAGATGAGAATGACAGTGCACTCTAATGCTGAGGTAGACAGAAGTAAACCCTgaatctaacccctgacctctgataCTGTACAGACCCCAGCCACAAGCCCCTGGCCCAGTGATACAGTAGCTGCATACCTGATTGATTCCTGAACAACACTGTGAGGAAGCTAACTACACGCCAATCTGTCCCTTGTAGTGTTGAAAAATTGCCTAAACTTTCCCAAAATgttcaggttttccagaaatcctggttctggaaaacctgggaaagtTACCAGGATTTAGCAACCCTAGACCCTTGACTACTTCCATTAAGACATCTTAGTGAATTGATCAATACCCTAGGATGTCATTTACCAGCATACATCATCATTCTATTTGATATGGAATATCTCTCTCACAATATAGAAAATAATTTGACTTAATTCGACCTGGGAGGAACCAGCGATAATACCAAAAGCATACAAGAAAGAAAGAGTGTTATATTAATCAAATACTAAGGCCGCattccaaatgccaccctattccatatagtgcactactctgggcaaaagtaatgcactatatgcactgctacctggggcggcaggtagcgtagtggttagagtgttggactagtaaccgaaaggttgcaaaatcaaatccccgagctgataatgaaaaaatctgtcgttctgcccctgaacaaggcagttaaccatcattgaaaataagaatttgttcttaactgacttgcctagataataaaggtataaatatatatatatatatatatatatatggggaatagggtgccatttgggaggcacatTAGAGCTATCCACCCCTTGCACTTGTGACTGTGTGACTCAGTGTAATTTGGGATAACTGTGAGCTGATAATAGGGCCAGTGATTTTCATTTGACTCAGAATCAGTaggtctccctctttctctacttTCTCTCCCACTGAGAGCAACTCAGTTCCATTCACAGGGAATTGAATTACTGTACTACACGAACTTGCTGCAGCCATTTCACAATGGTGGCTGGTGTTATGGAAAGTTCACACATTTTTACATGTGGCCTTTTCACTGTCTTGTAGTTGATTACCTAAACGGtttaatattttgttttgttacagagaAAATTAGTAGACACATTTTGCTGAGATCACTTGTTATTGACCACAATGCATTGTGAAAATGTGTCCAAAGCATGTTGCATCAGAATCCCGTTCTGAATGATGTCTCTGCACAAaatttccccccccaaaaatcatTGTCCCATAAATCCATATTTGCATATTTTCGTTGTTGTAAACAGCCTAATTAAAACATGGATTTATggcaaatagatttttttttctcaaaatatTGTGCAGAGACATTCAGAATGGGATTCTGATGTAATATGAGTTGGTGTGGAGTGTTTTAGAATGTTTTATAATATGCTTTAGACATATTAGCATATTGCATTATAAGTCAATATAGCAAGTGGTGACAGCTACATTTTACAACCAATTTTCTCTGTAattaaacaaaatataaaaaagatGATATGTTGGGGGATCAACTACAACCACagaaagagtgaaaagaaggcCACGTAAAAATGGGTGAACTTCCCCCGCCTATTTACCCATCGTATTGTGTTTGTTTTGAGGTGGTAAAATGAACGGAGGAAGGATATAAGAGTGGGGGAGGGGCGGTCATTTAGCTCTTAAGCTTTTGGGCGGCTGACTGGATTTAAAGCGTTCCAACACTCGATGACTGTTTCATTTAATAGCAGGAGAGAACTATTACATGTGTTTGCTTTGGTGGTGCAATAATGCCTGCTCTGTGGCGGTCTTACTAACAATACCGTGCTGAAGTGTGGTTCTGTGGCTGTGTATAACCAAGTTGTTATGCTATGAGCTGTCATATAGGTGTTGTACTCTTACATGACTTGTGTTGTACGGTACTTGTGTGCTGTAGTTGTGAGCTGCTGTTGTTGTCGTTGTGTAGTTGTGAGTGAGCCGACGACGAGAGGACTTGCCTGTCTCTGCTGTGATCCCTCTTTACCCTTCCCTTTCTTTCCATGTTTGCTGGAGGAAACAAAAGAGAACAATGTCAGGTGGATGtcacacctctccctccagtGGTCAAAGCAATATACTGTTGCTGTTACAGTATAGTCCTGCTTTTTAGCTATCACAAAGAACAGAACAGCACTGACTCTCCAGGTAGGTTAGGAGACAAGATAATAGATACAGAACTAGAATGGAACTAATTTACCATGGAAATGATGCATTGCAGTACCAGGTTAGCCATAGTGAGTGTACGCATGAGTACCAGTTAAATTGCCATGGTCAGAGGTTCCAAGTCTGTTCAATTCGTCATATTTATATGATCATAGACTGACTGTAGAACTTGATTAGCGGTCAACTTAGTGCCACCTGTGGTCTGTGTGGTGAAGCGGTATTGCCACAGCCTCCGCAACATTTTAGACACAACTTTTCcccactgtcatcctctctctctatctgttcaatAAAATCTGAAAAGTACCTTTCCAAACAAAAGAAGTGAGTGCCACCTAGTGCCAGCTAAACCATACAGGTGTCCAGGCCGGGGATGGGCTCTGGCTTTGGCCCTAGACCGAGGCACAGGGGCACTGACCTGACACTGAGGTTGAAGACTCTGCGGGCCACCAGGAACCTCATGAGATAGTAGATGACAACGATCAGCAACAATAGACCCAGCACTGCACCGATGATGGACCCCGTGATCACTCCGGCCTGGATAGGAactgagagagaaaagagaaggcaAGACAAGGACTGTCTACTTGCCATTCTAGggattctatatgtaattatatAGCCTGGTCCCTGATCAGTTTGTGCATTCATGCCACTCCTTGTCATGGCAAACATGCAAGGAGTGCAGGCATGACAACGAGTGGCAAGATCGATACCCAGGCTAGTAATTATATGCTCTCACCCTTCTCAAAGACCAGCAGTCTGACACTGGAGGCGCGTCCCACTATGTCAGGTGGGTTCTTGGCATCGCAGGTGAAGGTGCCGTTGTCTCCGTAGTCTAGGTTTTTGAGCAGGATGGATCCGTCCCGGCGACCAGGGTTCCCCACAAACTCCAGCCTGTCTCTGAAGGGTCCCTTGTTGTCTACGTAGGGAGCGCCACCGGTGTAGTGGAAGATCTGCAGTCCGGAAGACCGTAAAAGGGATTCAGTTTCTTGTCTGCTTTTACATCTAGGCTAGCCTggatgccagtctgtttctgctctcgTACCAACTCTTTATGGAACTGTCATGGCAACATTTTtgttggcaagagagcagaaacgGATCTAGGCTAAAGATGACATGAATTGTTAGATACGGTACAGATGAAATGTACTAAAAGAAGAAGCTTGTAAGTTAAGTCCATTATTTAGATCTAAACAACTGTGctaagggaaggaaggagggaaggagggagtaggAAGGGGGTGATATCGTTTCAAAGGGAGAGAGGCAAGAGGTGGGTGAAggcagaggagagaaggagagtgagatAATGAAAGTAGGAGAGGGGGACAAGGGGGATATGGGGGGGGGGTGAGATTGGGGGCCAAGGAGGGCAAGGCACAGCGAGAAGAGAGAGCTAATAAGATGGAGATAAGGTGCGAGGGACTGAAATTAAAGAGCTGGCACCAGGTGAGATGAGGGGAATGAGAAGGAGATGGGAAAGAAGTGATAGGTTactg
Above is a window of Salmo salar chromosome ssa03, Ssal_v3.1, whole genome shotgun sequence DNA encoding:
- the LOC106600490 gene encoding myelin protein P0 isoform X2, with product MLTILALASVVLLGIVPQQSEAIVIYTGWERHALVGSDIRLSCSFFSWRWTSDDVTFSWSYRPDGARDAISIFHYTGGAPYVDNKGPFRDRLEFVGNPGRRDGSILLKNLDYGDNGTFTCDAKNPPDIVGRASSVRLLVFEKVPIQAGVITGSIIGAVLGLLLLIVVIYYLMRFLVARRVFNLSVSKHGKKGKGKEGSQQRQPWRPPPVTCLPLTS
- the LOC106600490 gene encoding myelin protein P0 isoform X1, whose protein sequence is MLTILALASVVLLGIVPQQSEAIVIYTGWERHALVGSDIRLSCSFFSWRWTSDDVTFSWSYRPDGARDAISIFHYTGGAPYVDNKGPFRDRLEFVGNPGRRDGSILLKNLDYGDNGTFTCDAKNPPDIVGRASSVRLLVFEKVPIQAGVITGSIIGAVLGLLLLIVVIYYLMRFLVARRVFNLSVSKHGKKGKGKEGSQQRQGPTLSIGDPSKLKAAASEKKKQESRKDKK
- the LOC106600490 gene encoding myelin protein P0 isoform X4, which translates into the protein MLTILALASVVLLGIVPQQSEAIVIYTGWERHALVGSDIRLSCSFFSWRWTSDDVTFSWSYRPDGARDAISIFHYTGGAPYVDNKGPFRDRLEFVGNPGRRDGSILLKNLDYGDNGTFTCDAKNPPDIVGRASSVRLLVFEKVPIQAGVITGSIIGAVLGLLLLIVVIYYLMRFLVARRVFNLSVSKHGKKGKGKEGSQQRQ
- the LOC106600490 gene encoding myelin protein P0 isoform X3; translated protein: MLTILALASVVLLGIVPQQSEAIVIYTGWERHALVGSDIRLSCSFFSWRWTSDDVTFSWSYRPDGARDAISIFHYTGGAPYVDNKGPFRDRLEFVGNPGRRDGSILLKNLDYGDNGTFTCDAKNPPDIVGRASSVRLLVFEKVPIQAGVITGSIIGAVLGLLLLIVVIYYLMRFLVARRVFNLSVSKHGKKGKGKEGSQQRQIF